The Calliopsis andreniformis isolate RMS-2024a chromosome 10, iyCalAndr_principal, whole genome shotgun sequence nucleotide sequence GCACCCCTCACCCTCCTTCATAAACGTCTCTTTACGAAAACCATTTTTTACAAtagttagaaaatatttttatgaaaaatcaTTGCATAATGAATTATTATAACTGAATAAATGCTCTAAGTGCTTAATTTATAACTGTGTTAATAAATAAGCAAGATTTATCTGCATTTTTGCGCTGAGTGTTTAAAGGAGTTTTTCTACGGTCAATAAATAATTCTTGTGCTCAGTATCGTTCTATAACAAATTATAGAGACCTTGTCAGAATTTTATATCCTCAAATTATGAACAAATTGAGaaataaagaatattttttttactacaAATTTTAAACGGGGATGTTAGTTCGTAGGTGGCCGCTAGATGGCTATAGCATTTCAATATCCATGTTCTAATCGAAAGCCCTGTAAACCAATACATGTAAAGCAATTTtgattaaatttttgaattgtcTTATTCACTATAAATTGTTACTACAAATTACTGTTAGTATATATTACCAactataaattttgtaattgTCTTATTTACTATAATTTGCTACAAATTacaatttctatcgtattatgtAATAATATCGACAAACTACATATCCTaccaaatacataaattaataaattataatatttcagCTGCAGGTGTCAAGGGACGCTTGCTTAACATACTTTCAACATTAAAATACACTTTTGCTGCAATTATACAAACGAAAATTTCTTCCCTGGTCACTCATTTAAAACATTGAAATCGAAATCAGTAAACTGTGTCCCATCGCGAATCATCTGCTGGCGAAACTCCTTCGCTTCCCTTTTCTCCTCATACAGCACTGGATCTTTGTCAATCCTCGTCAACTGAGGCAGCATAGCTAATACAATATGCCTGTACGCAGCTTCTTCCTCCCCTTCTCTATCTCCTATCGCAGGATTCTCCAAAACGACAAGTGTCTCCAGCGCTGGCAAGCGACTTAACTTCTCCAACTCCGATATCCTCGTTATTTCATTGTTTCGTAGATTCAAGTAACTCAGCTTGGCGCAGCACACATCGAACCCATCTAAACTGGCAATCTTATTGCTCCTCAGGTGTAGAATCTTCAGATTCACCAAAATCTCAAGCCCCTccaatttttcgatctggttctcTGCTAGATATAAACGAATCAACCCTGGAAAGAATATTCCATTTGTTGTGGTCAATATGTTTCCGTGAAGATCGAGGGTCTTCAGGTTCTCCAATTCGTAGGGGTTCAACGTCACTTCTTCTATATTATTGTGACTTAGTTCTAAGCACTCCAGGAGAGGATGACAGATACCTGACGTGCTCTTCAGCTTGTTCTTGTTTAGGGTTAGAACCTGATGCAGAATAGGAGCAAGATCAAGGATTTTTATTAACGAATCAAATTTTATGAACATGTAAGAAGAATCTACAGTGCTGGTAGCATTCATCTTTGGACTGTAGATTGTTCTGCATTTATGGGGAATTTCAACGTGcaaaaaatatagaatctcTAAACTatagaaaattgtaaaaattctcGAAAGATAATCactctttataatatttaaagggTAACACAAGTCTTCAATTAGTTTCTATTTTTCTGATTTCGTGTATGGAAATAGGAATTATCATACACGTATGCAGTCTATTCATGTGACATTCTATTTCTAATGAAGCCTCACTATCATAGACCTGAAGATAAGGCATAGGCTCCAGCTCCATAGATGTCAGCAGGTTCCGATCAGCTTGCAGCATCAGAAGATATTTCATAGTTGAGAGGACCTTCAGAGCCTCACTCGTCAACCTATTTCCAGAAACGTCCACGTACAGGACATACTTGAACGTCGGTATGATTCTTATATCAGTCAGACCCTTATCAGAGGCGTTCATCCCTAAGTAAGCGTAGCCCAAGCCAGAGTCACATTTTCCCAAAGTGTGAAGACAGTCGCCAGCCTCAGTAAGTGTCAATGCTCGAGTAGTGTCCTCGAAGAGGGAGGATTTGGAGCTCGCGTACTCGCCTTCCTCTTCGCGATGGTATTCTTCCTCCTCTTCCATTAAATGCTAATTTATTAATAGCACTCTTTGATCCAAACTCTTTTAATGAAGTAAATTAGGCTAGGATTGAGGTAACCTTTTTCTGAGTAGGTGTGACAGATGGAATTGGACAGTTCGATATCGATATCTGTGTTCGTTTGTTTATTGCAAAAGTAGAAACGTGAATGATGGAATGTTTCACTTTGAAATTCTGAGAGCCAAACTGTCCCAAGTTCTTTTTTAGGAAAACATAAACACAAACGTAATGATCTATTTTTTAACATATGCAGTATTTGAAGTTGCTTATATTAAGGAATCTTATTTAGTCATAACTTAGTGTAAAATCCCTATTGTGctattattctattaaaattaaaaggaGACGATAAGATACTGTGGAAAATTGAATTTCGAAAAAGAATGAACTAGAATTAGCCTGGCTCCCAGGTACAGAATTATAAACGTGACGTTTTTGCATCAACGTGTCCTGATGCATCTGGATTCGTCCCATTTCAGCCTGTGACTCTCTTCCCTGGGTCGTTTTCGGTGCATGATATCGCGCAGCTTCTTCAGAAGGATGAAGTTCTCTCTGAGGATACGATCTTGCTTCTCGCGCTCCAGTTGCAACCCCTTCGCATTGAAAACTACGTGAGGCCTTCCTTTAGGGGGGTCCACGTCCACTGTGCAGGTTGCTGTCTTCACCTGGAGAATCAATTAAAATAATCAACTCAAAATGACATTTGTGGTCTCACAAAGTAGTTAGATTTAGGATCTCATATTTTTGTAAGAACTGAATTGAAAGACTAATAAAAGGAGAAGAAATAGATACTGTTTAGCTATTTGAAGACTCACATAAAGTTAATCTCTGCTATAAGTTCATCACCTTCAGTTTATTTACTATGTTCCACTCCTTTAAGAAGAATTAATACATAGAGTTCACTACTAGACTACTAGTGTTTGGCTATTTAGAAATTCACTTGTGTCTGATATAATTTAATCTCCTCTACTTTATCTGCTATATCTTATCTCCTATTTCACCTACTATGCTTGACATGGCCCTCGTTTCCAAAAGCATGTGTCTAGCATTGTAATTGCACTTATCTTTAGAGTCTTTACTTTTAGATATCTCTATACCTACTGAATAAAAATCAGTTTATCAAGTATTTTCTTTTCGAAAAGAAACTAAGTAATATTAGCATTGCTTATAGGATCACCTCACCTTCAAACGATGTCGTTCATAGGCTTTGCACATCCATGTAGAAGTAGCAGAAGTCTTTGCACAGGACATGTTCAGTGTTCGATGAACGAGCTTGTCTCTCGACTGTTTACGCGATATAGGCATCACGATCACCAAGTTTCTTTAGCAACGCTTTCGCGACCAGGTCGTATCGATCTGCCCCTCGCTTCCTGTGTCCCCGTACAATCAAGTCCTTCTCTGTATGTATACGAGTTTCTATGCGTGGTATAGTTTGTGACTCGCTACGAGCAACAAGCTTGTAGAGAATTACTCAAATAATAGGATATCTTGATTGCACAAGatataaaaattagaaatttatttCAGTTCACTGAAATGGAGTCACTATGC carries:
- the LOC143185103 gene encoding leucine-rich repeat-containing protein 23 — its product is MEEEEEYHREEEGEYASSKSSLFEDTTRALTLTEAGDCLHTLGKCDSGLGYAYLGMNASDKGLTDIRIIPTFKYVLYVDVSGNRLTSEALKVLSTMKYLLMLQADRNLLTSMELEPMPYLQVLTLNKNKLKSTSGICHPLLECLELSHNNIEEVTLNPYELENLKTLDLHGNILTTTNGIFFPGLIRLYLAENQIEKLEGLEILVNLKILHLRSNKIASLDGFDVCCAKLSYLNLRNNEITRISELEKLSRLPALETLVVLENPAIGDREGEEEAAYRHIVLAMLPQLTRIDKDPVLYEEKREAKEFRQQMIRDGTQFTDFDFNVLNE
- the LOC143184932 gene encoding uncharacterized protein CFAP97D2-like — translated: MPISRKQSRDKLVHRTLNMSCAKTSATSTWMCKAYERHRLKVKTATCTVDVDPPKGRPHVVFNAKGLQLEREKQDRILRENFILLKKLRDIMHRKRPREESHRLKWDESRCIRTR